The genomic window AGGCAGGGCCATCCGGCGCATCTTCCGGAAAGGCTTCCTGAAGAAGATGCTCCGGACCAAGGCGCCGTCCACCTACGGATTCCGCACCCTTCTCTACGGCACCCTGCTTCCGGCCCCCCTCATCGTCCAGCCCGAACCCGGCGTCTTCATCCGGGCGGTGGAGGAAGGTCACGACTGCGGCATCCACTGCTGGGACCACGTGAAGTGGCAGGACCGGCTTCCCCGTCTCACCCCTGAGCAGATCCGGGAGGATTTCCGGAAGTCCATGGAGCTCTTTGAACTCTACGCCGCCAATAAGGCCAAAAGCTGCGCCGCCCCGGGGTGGCAGGTCACCCCTGAAAGCCTGGCGGTCCAGGACGAACTGGGCTTCGACTACTGCAGCGACATCCGGGGATCGGGCTACGCCTTCCGCCCCCGCATGGGAGGAAGGACCTTCAAAACGCTCCAGATTCCCACCACCCTGCCGACCCTGGACGAAGTCTACGGCAGAGAGGACATTCCCGGGGACGGGATCGTGGACTACTATCTCGACCAGCTGCAGCCAGGCCTCAACGTCCACACCATCCACGCCGAAATGGAGGGGCGGGCCCAGAGTCCCATCCTCGAGCAGCTCCTCGACCGGTGCGCGGAACGGGGAGTGACCTTCCGCACCCTCAACGACGTCGCCTTCGAGATCTCCGTCCGGAATCCCCTCATCCACGTGTGCGATGTGGTCCCCGGCGAGCTCCCCGGCAGGTCGGGAACGGTGGCCGTCCAGAAATGCGCCCGTGAGGAGGAGAAAGAATGAAGCTCGCCGTGGTGGGCACGGGATATGTCGGCCTGGTGACCGGCGTCTGCCTCGCAAAATTCGGGAACGACGTGGTCTGCGTGGATACAAACACCCAAAAAATCGAGGCTCTCTCCAGGGGGACCGTCCCCTTTTACGAGCCGGGGCTCGAAGAGATCATCCGGAACAACCTGGAAGCGGGACGGCTTTCCTTTTCCACCGATCTTCCCTCCGCCCTCGACGACGCCCTCATGTGCTTCATCACCGTAGGGACCCCTTCCCTCGAGGACGGGAGCGCCGACCTCTCCGCCGTCAGGTCGGTGGCTGAGACCATCGGCCGCTCCATGAAGGAATACAAGCTCGTGGTGGTCAAGTCCACCGTGCCGGTGAGCACCTGCGACTTCGTCCGGCAGGCCGTGGCCGCGGAGCTCGCGAAGCGGCGGGAGGACATCCCCTTCGACGTGGCGTCGAACCCGGAATTCCTCCGGGAGGGCGCCGCCGTGCGGGACTTCCTGGAACCCGACAGGGTAGTGGTGGGCGTGGACTGCGACCGGTCCGCCGACATCATGAAGGAGCTTTACAGCTTCCTCCCCCCTGAAAAGGTCATTTTCATGGACATCCGCTCGTCGGAAATGACCAAGTACGCCGCCAATGCCATGCTCGCCACCAGAATTTCCTTCATGAACGAGATCGCCGCCGTGTGCGAGCGGCTGGGTGCCGACGTGGAGAAGGTCAGGATGGGCATGGGCTCCGATTCCCGCATCGGCTACGCCTTTCTCAGCGCCGGGTGCGGCTTCGGAGGATCGTGCTTCCCCAAGGACGTCCGGGCCCTGAAGGAGTTCGCCCGGAAGGAAGGTCTGGAAATGCAGATCCTCCAGGCAGTGGAGGAAGTCAACGAACGGCAGAAGCACGTCCTCTTCGGCAAGCTCCTCCGCCACTTCGGCTGCATGAAGGGCAAGACCATCGGCATCTGGGGCCTCTCCTTCAAGCCGAAGACATCGGACGTCCGGGAGGCCCCCGCCCAGGCCCTCATCGCCGACCTCGCCGCCGCCGGGGCAAAGGTTCAGGCCCATGACCCGAAGGCCATGGATGAAACGAGGGAGGCCCTGGGTGACCTTCAGGGCGTTCTTTACGTCAACAATCAGTACGACGCCGTCAACGGCGCCGACGCCCTGGTCCTGGTGACCGAATGGGACATCTACAAGCAGCCCGACTTCAAAAAGATACGGTCCCTTCTCGCCTCTCCAGTGATCTTCGACGGGCGGAACCAGTACTCCCCGGCGGAGATGAAACG from Aminivibrio pyruvatiphilus includes these protein-coding regions:
- a CDS encoding polysaccharide deacetylase family protein — protein: MAETILVLKTDVDTLKGYREGVPRLLEIFRARKIKASFFFSFGPDNSGRAIRRIFRKGFLKKMLRTKAPSTYGFRTLLYGTLLPAPLIVQPEPGVFIRAVEEGHDCGIHCWDHVKWQDRLPRLTPEQIREDFRKSMELFELYAANKAKSCAAPGWQVTPESLAVQDELGFDYCSDIRGSGYAFRPRMGGRTFKTLQIPTTLPTLDEVYGREDIPGDGIVDYYLDQLQPGLNVHTIHAEMEGRAQSPILEQLLDRCAERGVTFRTLNDVAFEISVRNPLIHVCDVVPGELPGRSGTVAVQKCAREEEKE
- a CDS encoding UDP-glucose dehydrogenase family protein, whose translation is MKLAVVGTGYVGLVTGVCLAKFGNDVVCVDTNTQKIEALSRGTVPFYEPGLEEIIRNNLEAGRLSFSTDLPSALDDALMCFITVGTPSLEDGSADLSAVRSVAETIGRSMKEYKLVVVKSTVPVSTCDFVRQAVAAELAKRREDIPFDVASNPEFLREGAAVRDFLEPDRVVVGVDCDRSADIMKELYSFLPPEKVIFMDIRSSEMTKYAANAMLATRISFMNEIAAVCERLGADVEKVRMGMGSDSRIGYAFLSAGCGFGGSCFPKDVRALKEFARKEGLEMQILQAVEEVNERQKHVLFGKLLRHFGCMKGKTIGIWGLSFKPKTSDVREAPAQALIADLAAAGAKVQAHDPKAMDETREALGDLQGVLYVNNQYDAVNGADALVLVTEWDIYKQPDFKKIRSLLASPVIFDGRNQYSPAEMKRQGFVYYSIGRGTA